One genomic window of Candidatus Acidiferrales bacterium includes the following:
- a CDS encoding homoserine dehydrogenase, giving the protein MKTFNIAIFGCGTVGSAVAGILLDMKNVLSDRSSRTVELRKIVDLFPGKNSKKYNIPPDLFCGGGKDLTKQEASKCISEIIDDKEIDLVVETIGGTSDYLLSVILKALNAKKHVVTANKAMLAERGDVIFRTARENNVTLGCEASVCGAIPIIKTIRESFTGDEVREVSGIMNGTSNYVLSKMELDGVDFKSALKMAQESGFAESDPTLDITGGDAAHKLAILIRLAFGKEINYSDLTKEGIQNIEKEDIEFANEMGCTIKLICHAKKIDGKIFAAVRPMMVKHDNFLSQVHGATNCVEVINKYSGRHYFMGAGAGGLETASSIVADIVFTARYGASVENVPASSQLELVDADHFEFPYNITFSTEDCPGVTGLVTTAIGEHKINIDTVSHNRRNKEKAVFSVVTMPCTMRQIKSAIASIRKKSPDLLADEPKAIPILQ; this is encoded by the coding sequence ATGAAAACTTTTAACATTGCCATTTTCGGGTGCGGCACTGTGGGCAGCGCAGTCGCAGGAATTCTTCTCGATATGAAGAACGTGCTCTCTGACCGTTCTTCGCGAACCGTTGAGCTGAGGAAGATAGTCGACCTTTTTCCCGGGAAGAATTCTAAGAAGTATAACATTCCACCGGACCTCTTCTGCGGCGGCGGAAAAGATTTGACGAAGCAGGAAGCATCGAAATGTATTTCTGAGATTATTGACGACAAAGAGATTGACCTTGTGGTAGAAACGATCGGAGGGACCAGCGATTATCTGCTGTCGGTGATTCTCAAAGCGCTGAACGCAAAGAAGCATGTCGTTACCGCGAACAAGGCTATGCTCGCGGAGAGAGGAGATGTTATCTTCAGAACGGCAAGAGAAAACAACGTTACCCTTGGCTGCGAAGCAAGCGTGTGCGGCGCCATACCGATTATCAAGACGATACGGGAAAGTTTCACTGGAGATGAGGTGCGGGAAGTTTCTGGCATTATGAACGGCACCAGCAACTACGTCCTTTCGAAGATGGAGCTCGACGGGGTCGATTTTAAGTCAGCGCTGAAGATGGCACAGGAATCCGGATTCGCTGAATCAGATCCCACGCTCGACATAACAGGCGGGGATGCGGCTCATAAGCTTGCCATACTTATTCGGCTCGCATTTGGCAAGGAAATAAATTACAGCGATCTGACAAAGGAAGGGATTCAAAACATCGAGAAGGAAGATATTGAATTTGCCAATGAAATGGGTTGTACCATCAAGCTTATCTGCCATGCAAAGAAGATTGACGGGAAAATATTTGCTGCCGTGAGGCCGATGATGGTGAAGCACGATAATTTCCTCTCACAAGTACACGGGGCAACCAACTGTGTAGAGGTAATTAATAAATATTCCGGCAGGCACTATTTTATGGGCGCTGGCGCGGGAGGCTTGGAAACTGCAAGCTCCATAGTTGCCGATATTGTTTTTACAGCTCGCTACGGTGCCAGCGTTGAAAATGTCCCCGCATCATCGCAGTTAGAATTGGTTGACGCCGACCATTTTGAGTTTCCATATAATATCACATTTTCAACCGAAGATTGTCCCGGGGTTACCGGACTGGTAACGACTGCAATTGGCGAACATAAAATCAACATAGATACGGTGAGCCACAATCGTCGCAACAAGGAGAAGGCTGTTTTTTCTGTGGTGACAATGCCATGCACGATGCGGCAGATCAAGAGCGCGATTGCATCGATCAGAAAAAAATCACCTGATTTACTTGCGGATGAACCGAAGGCGATTCCGATCTTGCAGTAA
- a CDS encoding HNH endonuclease signature motif containing protein yields the protein MNIDDIISYSDIVSAEGQNIQRGMNFNVGNGYSVFLMSVRKNAPYADKINEATNSIVYEGHDAQKNHARNPKDVDQPMVTPKGSLTQNGKFFAAAQAFKLGLTRDAHKIKVYEKLDEGVWSYKGFFNLVDARIFFDGKRNVFKFYLQAIELKSFHRETIIPNSRLIPTEVKIEVWNRDRGRCVLCGSTENLHYDHDLPFSKGGTSYSAKNVRILCLKCNLKKSSKIMTIIPPLFS from the coding sequence ATGAACATCGATGATATAATATCGTACTCTGACATTGTTTCGGCAGAGGGACAAAATATTCAGCGCGGGATGAACTTTAATGTTGGCAATGGCTACTCAGTGTTTCTAATGTCCGTTAGGAAAAACGCACCATACGCCGACAAGATCAATGAAGCAACTAATTCGATTGTTTATGAAGGCCATGATGCTCAAAAGAATCATGCGAGAAATCCAAAGGACGTCGATCAACCGATGGTCACACCTAAAGGCTCTCTAACTCAGAACGGAAAGTTTTTTGCCGCCGCTCAAGCGTTCAAACTTGGTTTGACGCGAGATGCTCATAAGATCAAAGTTTATGAGAAGCTGGATGAGGGAGTGTGGTCTTACAAGGGATTCTTCAACCTAGTCGACGCGAGGATTTTCTTCGATGGAAAAAGAAACGTTTTCAAGTTTTACCTTCAAGCTATTGAGTTGAAATCTTTCCATCGAGAAACAATCATCCCCAACAGCAGGTTGATTCCGACAGAAGTGAAAATCGAAGTATGGAATCGGGATAGAGGAAGATGTGTGCTTTGTGGATCCACTGAGAACCTACATTACGATCACGACCTTCCATTTTCAAAAGGTGGGACAAGCTATAGTGCGAAGAATGTGAGAATACTTTGTCTCAAATGTAATCTGAAGAAATCCTCAAAGATAATGACCATCATACCGCCGTTATTCTCATGA
- a CDS encoding AbrB/MazE/SpoVT family DNA-binding domain-containing protein: protein METIARTKGQIVIPSSVRRKFGIQEGTRFKLEIDEEKFEIVLKPITRETIKKFRGILKLKPGTKPATQQLLDDRKEDLHKEEAKLGKHGIR from the coding sequence ATGGAAACAATAGCAAGGACAAAGGGACAGATTGTCATTCCGTCTTCTGTGCGGAGGAAATTCGGCATTCAAGAAGGAACGAGGTTTAAGCTCGAAATTGACGAAGAGAAGTTCGAAATCGTTTTGAAGCCGATCACTCGCGAGACGATAAAAAAATTCAGAGGGATCCTGAAGTTGAAACCCGGCACGAAGCCGGCAACGCAACAGCTGCTTGACGACCGCAAAGAAGACCTGCATAAGGAAGAGGCGAAGCTTGGCAAACACGGTATTCGATAG
- a CDS encoding NAD(P)H-binding protein gives MKNVLILGASGKIAGKVIDLLMKKEDIRLNLFLRNPRRLRNRANDNCRIIEGDVLNLNDLKEAMTGIDIVYANLAGDLEQMARNIVKIMDEKKVKRLIFISSIGIYDEPVRPVLKPYRKAADVIEASDLEYTILRPTWFTNADEVDYEITRKGEPERGSVISQKSLAAFIAKVIESPDNYIRENLGINKPNS, from the coding sequence ATGAAAAACGTTTTGATATTGGGCGCTAGCGGCAAGATTGCAGGTAAAGTAATTGACCTGTTGATGAAAAAGGAGGATATCCGCTTGAACCTTTTCTTGCGAAATCCTCGCAGACTGAGAAATCGTGCAAATGATAATTGCCGCATCATCGAAGGCGACGTTTTAAATCTAAATGATCTAAAAGAAGCCATGACGGGGATCGATATTGTCTACGCAAACCTTGCGGGCGATTTGGAGCAGATGGCGAGAAATATTGTTAAGATCATGGATGAGAAGAAGGTGAAGAGGCTTATATTCATTAGTTCGATAGGTATTTATGACGAACCAGTAAGGCCTGTATTGAAGCCTTATAGAAAAGCAGCGGATGTCATAGAAGCATCGGATCTCGAGTACACGATCTTAAGACCAACGTGGTTCACCAACGCAGACGAAGTCGATTATGAAATAACCAGGAAAGGCGAACCGGAGAGAGGTTCGGTAATTTCTCAAAAGAGTTTAGCAGCGTTCATCGCGAAAGTCATTGAATCTCCCGACAACTATATTCGTGAGAACCTGGGGATAAACAAACCAAATTCTTAG
- a CDS encoding aldo/keto reductase, translated as MQKRKLGKSGPEVSALGLGCMGMSFAYGPAPDKKEMIALIRKAVELGVTFFDTAEAYGPFINEELVGEALAPFKGEVVIATKFGFKYDPSGKQTGQDSRPEHIKEVAEASLKRLKVDAIDLFYQHRVDTSMPIEDVAGTVKKLIQEGKVKHFGLSEAGVKTIRRAHAVQPVTALQSEYSLWWRRPEEEVLPTLEELGIGFVPFSPLGKGYLTGKIDEKTKFDKSDFRNIVPRFTPENRKMNQSLVDLLASIGKRKKATPAQIALAWLLAQKSWIVPIPGTTKLNRLDENIGAVEVELNPEDLREIEDVASKIAVQGARYPEELERRTGL; from the coding sequence ATGCAGAAGCGTAAACTAGGAAAGAGCGGCCCGGAAGTTTCAGCGCTCGGGCTTGGCTGCATGGGAATGAGCTTTGCCTACGGGCCGGCTCCGGACAAAAAAGAAATGATCGCGCTAATACGCAAAGCGGTGGAGCTCGGCGTGACGTTCTTCGACACCGCAGAAGCGTACGGCCCGTTCATAAACGAAGAACTTGTGGGCGAAGCACTTGCTCCGTTCAAGGGAGAGGTGGTCATCGCCACGAAATTCGGTTTCAAATACGATCCCAGCGGGAAACAGACGGGCCAGGATAGTCGGCCTGAACATATCAAAGAAGTCGCTGAGGCTTCGCTGAAACGACTTAAGGTCGATGCCATCGATCTCTTCTACCAGCATCGCGTCGACACGAGTATGCCGATCGAAGACGTGGCAGGAACGGTGAAGAAGCTGATTCAGGAGGGAAAGGTGAAGCACTTTGGCCTTTCGGAAGCAGGAGTGAAAACCATTCGCCGTGCGCACGCTGTTCAGCCAGTGACTGCACTTCAAAGCGAATATTCGTTGTGGTGGAGACGACCCGAAGAGGAAGTCTTGCCAACTCTCGAGGAACTCGGGATCGGATTCGTTCCATTCAGCCCACTTGGCAAAGGTTACCTCACGGGAAAGATCGATGAGAAAACGAAATTCGACAAATCTGACTTCCGTAATATTGTACCACGCTTTACGCCTGAGAATCGAAAAATGAATCAGTCCCTGGTTGACTTGCTCGCATCCATCGGGAAGAGGAAGAAGGCAACGCCCGCCCAGATAGCACTTGCATGGCTCCTTGCGCAGAAGTCATGGATCGTTCCAATTCCGGGAACCACGAAGCTGAACCGTCTTGATGAGAACATCGGAGCAGTTGAAGTCGAGCTTAATCCTGAGGATCTTCGTGAAATTGAAGACGTTGCGTCAAAAATCGCGGTTCAAGGCGCCCGGTATCCCGAAGAACTGGAACGAAGGACAGGTCTCTAA
- a CDS encoding aldo/keto reductase, translating into MQKVVLNNGVEMPILGFGVYQVPDARECERSVHEAIQTGYRLIDTAAAYMNEEAVGKAIKKSGVAREELFVTTKLWIQDAGYDSTKKAFEKSLKKLRLDYLDLYLIHQPFGDVYGSWRAMEELCSEGKVRAIGVSNFQPDRIMDLIVHNKVVPSVNQIETHPFNQQIENQKFLQENKVQIESWAPFAEGKNNIFKNESLLSIADKHKRTVAQVILRWLTQRGVVVIPKSVHKERIIENFNVFDFELSHEDMDSIATVDMKVSSFFDHRNPEMVKWLCSRKLDI; encoded by the coding sequence ATGCAGAAGGTTGTATTAAATAACGGTGTGGAGATGCCCATCTTAGGGTTTGGTGTTTATCAGGTACCTGACGCCCGGGAATGTGAAAGAAGTGTCCACGAAGCTATACAGACAGGCTATCGCCTGATAGATACCGCGGCTGCATACATGAATGAGGAGGCTGTCGGCAAAGCGATCAAGAAAAGCGGCGTGGCGAGGGAAGAACTGTTCGTCACAACGAAGCTTTGGATTCAAGATGCTGGTTATGATAGCACAAAGAAGGCTTTTGAAAAATCATTGAAGAAGCTGCGGTTAGATTACCTGGACCTCTATTTGATTCATCAACCCTTTGGGGACGTTTACGGCTCCTGGCGAGCGATGGAAGAGCTTTGTTCGGAGGGGAAGGTTAGAGCGATCGGTGTCAGCAACTTCCAGCCGGATCGGATAATGGATTTGATCGTTCATAACAAAGTGGTTCCATCGGTAAATCAGATCGAGACTCACCCTTTCAACCAGCAAATCGAAAATCAAAAATTCCTTCAGGAAAACAAAGTCCAGATCGAATCCTGGGCACCGTTCGCTGAAGGCAAAAACAACATTTTCAAGAATGAATCGCTCCTTTCTATTGCCGACAAACATAAGAGAACGGTTGCTCAGGTGATTCTGCGCTGGTTGACGCAAAGAGGAGTAGTTGTTATTCCAAAATCGGTTCACAAAGAAAGAATTATCGAAAACTTTAACGTCTTCGATTTTGAATTGAGTCATGAGGATATGGATTCAATTGCGACGGTGGATATGAAGGTTAGCAGCTTCTTCGACCATCGTAATCCGGAAATGGTGAAATGGCTATGCAGCAGAAAACTCGATATCTAA
- a CDS encoding zinc-dependent alcohol dehydrogenase family protein, whose amino-acid sequence MKATVIYGPRDVRFEERDDPKIIKPTDAIVRISATCVCGSDLWTYRGINAVDQPAPFGHEYCGIVEKAGGAVKSIEPGQFVIGSFFASDNTCPHCHAGYQSSCEHKELVVGAQAPLLRVPLADGTLVPTPGVPSEDLIPSLLTLSDVMGTGWFAADAANVKPGSTAAVVGDGAVGLLGVLSAKHMGAKRIIAMSRHESRQKLAREFGATDIVAERGEEGVQRIKELTNGIGADSVLECVGTQEAMVQAIRSTRPGGSVGYVGVPHGVELKGEELFWTHVHLHGGPAPVRRYLPELIKLVWNRKINPGKVFDLTLPLDRVAEGYRAMDERKAIKTLLRP is encoded by the coding sequence GTGAAAGCGACGGTAATATATGGGCCGCGCGATGTGCGCTTCGAAGAGCGCGACGACCCAAAGATCATAAAGCCAACGGACGCCATTGTTCGGATCTCGGCGACCTGCGTCTGTGGTTCCGACCTCTGGACTTACCGCGGCATCAATGCGGTTGACCAACCTGCTCCGTTCGGCCATGAATACTGCGGGATCGTCGAGAAGGCAGGAGGCGCAGTCAAATCCATCGAACCCGGCCAATTTGTAATCGGTTCTTTTTTCGCCTCCGATAACACATGTCCACATTGCCACGCCGGCTATCAGTCGTCTTGTGAGCACAAAGAGTTGGTTGTCGGCGCTCAGGCACCTCTGCTGCGCGTCCCGTTAGCGGACGGCACGCTGGTCCCAACACCCGGTGTTCCATCGGAGGATTTAATCCCAAGTCTGCTGACACTCTCCGATGTCATGGGCACCGGATGGTTCGCTGCCGACGCAGCGAACGTCAAGCCGGGCTCGACCGCGGCGGTCGTCGGTGACGGCGCGGTCGGTCTCCTTGGTGTGCTCTCCGCAAAACATATGGGCGCCAAACGAATCATCGCGATGAGCCGTCACGAGTCGCGGCAGAAACTTGCCCGCGAGTTCGGTGCAACCGATATCGTGGCCGAGCGCGGTGAGGAAGGTGTTCAACGTATCAAGGAACTGACGAACGGAATCGGTGCTGACTCGGTGCTTGAGTGTGTAGGTACCCAGGAAGCAATGGTGCAGGCGATCCGTTCCACGCGGCCCGGTGGGTCAGTGGGCTACGTTGGTGTCCCGCACGGTGTTGAGCTCAAAGGCGAGGAACTGTTTTGGACTCACGTCCATCTCCATGGCGGCCCCGCGCCTGTGCGGCGCTATTTGCCCGAGTTGATCAAACTCGTGTGGAACAGGAAGATCAACCCCGGCAAGGTCTTCGATCTGACCCTGCCGCTTGACAGAGTGGCGGAAGGTTACCGCGCTATGGATGAGCGAAAAGCGATTAAAACGCTCTTGCGTCCGTAA
- a CDS encoding cupin domain-containing protein: MEIKRNGSQPSGKGPDEYFTGTVRIDPLFEAPAPARARGAYVTFEPGAHTAWHTHPLGQTLIVTSGCGWVQSEGGPKREIRPGDVVWCPPNERHWHGATPTTAMTHIAIQEALDGKVVTWMEKVSDEQYNGILRAKEGN; encoded by the coding sequence ATGGAAATTAAACGAAACGGTTCACAGCCTTCAGGCAAAGGCCCGGATGAATACTTCACCGGCACTGTCCGCATTGATCCACTGTTCGAGGCGCCTGCCCCTGCACGCGCGCGCGGTGCCTATGTCACATTTGAGCCCGGCGCACATACAGCATGGCACACGCATCCTCTCGGACAGACACTGATCGTCACGTCGGGCTGCGGCTGGGTGCAGAGCGAGGGCGGCCCAAAACGAGAAATCCGGCCTGGCGACGTAGTCTGGTGCCCGCCGAATGAGAGGCATTGGCACGGTGCCACACCGACCACCGCCATGACTCATATCGCGATCCAGGAAGCGCTCGATGGAAAGGTAGTCACATGGATGGAAAAGGTCAGCGATGAGCAATACAACGGAATTCTGCGCGCAAAGGAGGGCAATTGA
- a CDS encoding type II toxin-antitoxin system VapC family toxin has protein sequence MANTVFDSSAVLALLFDEPAAEQVEQLLSQAVDQNKEVYISAVNWTEVLYRVQQIQGETGVKAAKQFEHETTLAVVDVNRELAELAAELKATYHLSLGDAYCAALAKQMKAVLVTGDREFKQMERQVEIKWIK, from the coding sequence TTGGCAAACACGGTATTCGATAGCTCCGCAGTTCTTGCCCTGCTGTTCGATGAGCCTGCAGCAGAACAGGTGGAGCAGCTTCTCTCTCAAGCAGTGGATCAAAACAAAGAAGTGTACATCTCTGCAGTGAACTGGACAGAAGTTCTTTACCGCGTCCAGCAAATTCAGGGAGAGACTGGAGTGAAAGCGGCAAAACAATTTGAACATGAAACGACTCTTGCGGTAGTGGATGTCAACCGAGAACTCGCCGAGCTGGCTGCGGAATTAAAAGCGACTTACCATCTTTCACTTGGTGATGCGTACTGCGCCGCACTCGCAAAACAGATGAAAGCAGTGTTGGTGACTGGTGATCGAGAATTCAAACAGATGGAAAGACAAGTTGAGATAAAATGGATAAAATAA